From a region of the Hemibagrus wyckioides isolate EC202008001 linkage group LG14, SWU_Hwy_1.0, whole genome shotgun sequence genome:
- the cpeb1a gene encoding cytoplasmic polyadenylation element-binding protein 1a isoform X2 translates to MEASTGSTAELPEADCSALASRMPFCSQQEQESPLGLLSVAELSLGLQSLSLPWEQPWNCTEPELPARPSSPENMLGLWPSSLCNALDTLQGFPSQSSLGGGDLLEYFPSLTRMTESLSLLNSGSSSPVDSETSAISSGSDHLASLRISPPMKFHLFDTQKEALLPSTGQREDSISPLAPTLPAVLEESLAKCWTRTAPWPSWSTQNARDSFSIETKAQLHRQAAATNEATCTWAGQLPPRIYKNPIYSCKVFLGGVPWDVTERSLLNTFSVFGSLKVEWPDKDGKHSQCPPQGYVYLVFDLEKSVKALLQACSQRHLHPTDYLEYYYKMSSKKIRCKVVQVIPWVITDSSFVCSPSLRFFPSRTVFVGALHGMLTAGDLAHIMKELFGEVVYAGLDTDKHKYPIGSGRVTFRNQKSYLKALTAAFVEIKTTKFSKKVQIDPYLDDSMCQICNCQPGPFFCRDQTCFQYYCRSCWHWHHSVDMLSSHRPLMRNQKSLNPS, encoded by the exons ATGGAAGCCTCAACGGGCAGCACAGCAG AACTGCCAGAAGCAGATTGCTCGGCTTTGGCCAGCAGGATGCCGTTCTGCAGTCAGCAGGAGCAGGAGTCTCCTCTCGGCCTTCTGAGTGTCGCTGAGCTCAGTCTGGGCCTGCAGTCACTCAGCCTGCCCTGGGAACAGCCATGGAACTGCACTGAGCCTGAACTTCCAGCCAGACCCAGCTCTCCTGAAAACA TGCTAGGGTTGTGGCCTAGTTCTCTCTGCAATGCCCTGGACACTTTGCAGGGTTTTCCAAGCCAGAGCTCCTTGGGTGGAGGCGACCTGTTGGAATATTTTCCCAGCCTGACCCGCATGACAGAGTCCCTTTCTCTGCTAAACTCCGGATCTAGCAGTCCTGTGGACTCTGAGACCAGCGCTATCTCGTCTGGATCGGACCACCTG GCCAGTTTACGGATCTCTCCTCCGATGAAATTCCACCTGTTTGACACTCAGAAAGAGGCTCTGTTGCCTAGCACAGGACAGCGAGAAGACTCCATCTCTCCTCTCGCTCCCACTCTCCCTGCTGTACTTGAAGAGTCACTGGCTAAATGCTGGACCAGAACAGCACCCTGGCCCAGCTGGAGCACCCAGAACGCACGAGATTCATTCAGCATCGAGACGAAGGCTCAGCTGCACAGACAGGCCGCAG CAACAAATGAAGCTACTTGTACCTGGGCTGGACAGCTGCCTCCACGTATCTACAAAAACCCCATCTACTCCTGTAAAGTGTTCCTAGGAGGAGTGCCATGGGACGTCACAGAGA GGAGTCTTCTGAACACATTTAGTGTGTTTGGATCTCTAAAAGTCGAGTGGCCTGATAAAGATGGTAAACACTCTCAGTGCCCACCTCAAG GTTACGTGTACCTAGTGTTTGATTTGGAGAAATCAGTGAAGGCTTTGCTGCAGGCCTGCAGCCAGCGTCACCTACATCCTACAGATTACCTGGAGTACTACTACAAGATGTCTAGCAAGAAGATACGCTGTAAGGTG GTGCAGGTGATACCATGGGTGATCACAGACAGTAGTTTTGTCTGCTCCCCCTCACTGCGGTTCTTCCCCAGTAGAACAGTGTTTGTTGGGGCTCTGCACGGCATGCTGACTGCTGGAGATTTAGCTCACATCATGAAAGAACTGTTCGGGGAGGTCGTGTACGCCGGGCTTGACACAGACAAGCACAAATATCCAATAG GGTCTGGACGTGTGACATTCAGGAACCAGAAGAGCTACCTAAAAGCATTGACTGCTGCATTTGTGGAAATCAAGACCACCAAATTCTCCAAGAAG GTTCAGATTGATCCGTACCTTGACGACTCCATGTGCCAAATATGTAATTGTCAGCCAGGCCCATTCTTCTGTAGGGATCAG acttgCTTTCAGTACTACTGCCGCTCCTGTTGGCACTGGCATCACTCAGTGGACATGCTGAGCAGTCACCGGCCTCTGATGCGCAACCAGAAGAGCCTGAACCCAAGCTAA
- the cpeb1a gene encoding cytoplasmic polyadenylation element-binding protein 1a isoform X1, whose amino-acid sequence MMSSLLMKTWSENTHTELPEADCSALASRMPFCSQQEQESPLGLLSVAELSLGLQSLSLPWEQPWNCTEPELPARPSSPENMLGLWPSSLCNALDTLQGFPSQSSLGGGDLLEYFPSLTRMTESLSLLNSGSSSPVDSETSAISSGSDHLASLRISPPMKFHLFDTQKEALLPSTGQREDSISPLAPTLPAVLEESLAKCWTRTAPWPSWSTQNARDSFSIETKAQLHRQAAATNEATCTWAGQLPPRIYKNPIYSCKVFLGGVPWDVTERSLLNTFSVFGSLKVEWPDKDGKHSQCPPQGYVYLVFDLEKSVKALLQACSQRHLHPTDYLEYYYKMSSKKIRCKVVQVIPWVITDSSFVCSPSLRFFPSRTVFVGALHGMLTAGDLAHIMKELFGEVVYAGLDTDKHKYPIGSGRVTFRNQKSYLKALTAAFVEIKTTKFSKKVQIDPYLDDSMCQICNCQPGPFFCRDQTCFQYYCRSCWHWHHSVDMLSSHRPLMRNQKSLNPS is encoded by the exons ATGATGAGCAGCCTGCTGATGAAGACCTGGAgcgagaacacacacactg AACTGCCAGAAGCAGATTGCTCGGCTTTGGCCAGCAGGATGCCGTTCTGCAGTCAGCAGGAGCAGGAGTCTCCTCTCGGCCTTCTGAGTGTCGCTGAGCTCAGTCTGGGCCTGCAGTCACTCAGCCTGCCCTGGGAACAGCCATGGAACTGCACTGAGCCTGAACTTCCAGCCAGACCCAGCTCTCCTGAAAACA TGCTAGGGTTGTGGCCTAGTTCTCTCTGCAATGCCCTGGACACTTTGCAGGGTTTTCCAAGCCAGAGCTCCTTGGGTGGAGGCGACCTGTTGGAATATTTTCCCAGCCTGACCCGCATGACAGAGTCCCTTTCTCTGCTAAACTCCGGATCTAGCAGTCCTGTGGACTCTGAGACCAGCGCTATCTCGTCTGGATCGGACCACCTG GCCAGTTTACGGATCTCTCCTCCGATGAAATTCCACCTGTTTGACACTCAGAAAGAGGCTCTGTTGCCTAGCACAGGACAGCGAGAAGACTCCATCTCTCCTCTCGCTCCCACTCTCCCTGCTGTACTTGAAGAGTCACTGGCTAAATGCTGGACCAGAACAGCACCCTGGCCCAGCTGGAGCACCCAGAACGCACGAGATTCATTCAGCATCGAGACGAAGGCTCAGCTGCACAGACAGGCCGCAG CAACAAATGAAGCTACTTGTACCTGGGCTGGACAGCTGCCTCCACGTATCTACAAAAACCCCATCTACTCCTGTAAAGTGTTCCTAGGAGGAGTGCCATGGGACGTCACAGAGA GGAGTCTTCTGAACACATTTAGTGTGTTTGGATCTCTAAAAGTCGAGTGGCCTGATAAAGATGGTAAACACTCTCAGTGCCCACCTCAAG GTTACGTGTACCTAGTGTTTGATTTGGAGAAATCAGTGAAGGCTTTGCTGCAGGCCTGCAGCCAGCGTCACCTACATCCTACAGATTACCTGGAGTACTACTACAAGATGTCTAGCAAGAAGATACGCTGTAAGGTG GTGCAGGTGATACCATGGGTGATCACAGACAGTAGTTTTGTCTGCTCCCCCTCACTGCGGTTCTTCCCCAGTAGAACAGTGTTTGTTGGGGCTCTGCACGGCATGCTGACTGCTGGAGATTTAGCTCACATCATGAAAGAACTGTTCGGGGAGGTCGTGTACGCCGGGCTTGACACAGACAAGCACAAATATCCAATAG GGTCTGGACGTGTGACATTCAGGAACCAGAAGAGCTACCTAAAAGCATTGACTGCTGCATTTGTGGAAATCAAGACCACCAAATTCTCCAAGAAG GTTCAGATTGATCCGTACCTTGACGACTCCATGTGCCAAATATGTAATTGTCAGCCAGGCCCATTCTTCTGTAGGGATCAG acttgCTTTCAGTACTACTGCCGCTCCTGTTGGCACTGGCATCACTCAGTGGACATGCTGAGCAGTCACCGGCCTCTGATGCGCAACCAGAAGAGCCTGAACCCAAGCTAA